In Haliaeetus albicilla chromosome 14, bHalAlb1.1, whole genome shotgun sequence, one genomic interval encodes:
- the CBLL1 gene encoding LOW QUALITY PROTEIN: E3 ubiquitin-protein ligase Hakai (The sequence of the model RefSeq protein was modified relative to this genomic sequence to represent the inferred CDS: inserted 2 bases in 1 codon), translating into MRHYTPQGAAAVPVGAARRPRLPPRPRRRARRERESRXAARRPAALPGSGCSRAPCCPAAARPPRGDAARAVPQALPPLRTFSRRPPSPVSRPLPLPAAPFRSHSAPRRIMDHNDNDLQGTNSSGSLGGLDVRRRIPIKLISKQTNKTKPAPRTPRNMNRMPSKTQAGDEEEFDYNKEERYECKGGEMFGNQRRFPGPIFWDYKINLLGEKDDTPVHFCDKCGLPIKMYGRMIPCKHVFCYDCAILHEKKGDKMCPGCNEPVQRIEQCVRGSLFMCSIVQGCKRTYLSQRDLQAHINHRHMRAGKPVTRPPIEPVHPPIAPPPAEIPERFIMPPEKHHMSHIPPKQHIMMPPPPLQHVPHEHYNQPHEDIRAPPAEMSMAPPPPRPVSQDTFRISTRKHSNLITVPIQDDSNSGAREPPPPAPAPAHHHPEYQGQPVVSHPHHIMPPQQHYAPPPPPPPPISHPLQHPPQAAGTPHMVYSQAPPPPMTSAPPPITPPPGHIIAQMPPYMNHPPPGPPPPQHGGPPVNVNAPPPHHYNPNSLPQFSEDQGTLSPPFTQPGGMSPGIWPAPRGPPPPPRMQGPPAQAPLPGPHHPDQARYRPYYQ; encoded by the exons ATGCGGCACTACACCCCCCAGGGGGCAGCCGCCGTCCCGGTAGGCGCTGCGCGGCGGCCGCGCCTTCCTCCCCGGCCTCGCCGCAGAGCCCGTCGGGAGCGGGAGTCCCG CGCGGCGCGGcgccccgccgcgctccccggCAGCGGCTGCAGCCGCGCACCTTGCTGTcccgcggcggcgcggccgccccGCGGGGACGCGGCGAGAGCCGTACCGCAAGCGCTTCCCCCGCTGCGCACTTTTTCAcgccgccccccctcccccgtcTCCCGGCCGCTTCCGCTTCCGGCCGCACCCTTCCGCTCCCACAGTGCCCCGCGCCGAATCATGGACCACAATG acAATGATTTGCAAGGAACAAATAGTTCAGGATCATTGGGTGGTCTTGATGTTCGTAGAAGAATCCCTATAAAGCTTATCTcaaaacagacaaataaaaccaaacctgcaCCTCGAACTCCAAGAAATATGAACAGGATGCCTTCAAAGACACAAGCTGGTGATGAAG aagaatTCGATTATAACAAAGAGGAGCGATACGAATGCAAAGGAGGTGAAATGTTTGGCAACCAAAGGAGATTCCCTGGACCCATCTTTTGGGACTATAAG ATAAACTTGCTGGGGGAAAAGGATGATACACCGGTCCATTTCTGTGATAAGTGTGGATTGCCCATCAAAATGTATGGACGCATG aTCCCTTGCAAGCATGTTTTCTGCTATGACTGTGCTATACTACATGAGAAAAAGGGAGACAAGATGTGTCCAGG CTGTAATGAACCTGTGCAGCGAATTGAGCAGTGTGTGCGAGGGTCTCTCTTCATGTGTAGCATTGTTCAAGGGTGCAAGAGAACTTACCTGTCACAGAGGGACTTGCAAGCGCACATCAACCACCGTCATATGAGAGCTGGAAAGCCTGTTACTCGTCCTCCAATTGAACCTGTACATCCTCCTATTGCCCCACCACCTGCTGAAATTCCTGAGCGTTTCATAATGCCACCTGAGAAACATCATATGAGCCACATCCCGCCAAAGCAGCACATCATGATGCCACCACCTCCTTTGCAGCATGTGCCACATGAGCATTATAACCAGCCTCACGAAGACATTCGTGCGCCTCCTGCAGAGATGTCAATGGCTCCACCGCCACCTCGCCCAGTCAGTCAGGACACCTTCCGCATTTCAACGAGAAAACACAGCAACTTAATAACAGTCCCTATTCAGGATGATTCGAATTCAGGTGCTCGAGAACCACCTCCACCAGCCCCTGCACCTGCTCATCATCATCCTGAATACCAGGGTCAGCCAGTGGTATCGCACCCTCATCATATTATGCCTCCACAGCAACATTAtgcaccaccccccccaccacctccaccaATAAGCCATCCGCTGCAGCAtcctccccaggcagcaggtACTCCTCACATGGTATATAGCCAAGCTCCTCCACCACCAATGacctctgctcctcctccaaTAACCCCGCCACCTGGACATATAATTGCCCAGATGCCACCGTATATGAATCATCCTCCTCCAGGacctccccctcctcagcacgGAGGCCCCCCTGTGAATGTAAATGCACCCCCTCCCCATCACTATAATCCTAACTCTTTGCCACAGTTCAGTGAAGATCAAGGAACTCTTAGTCCCCCTTTCACACAGCCTGGGGGAATGAGTCCAGGGATATGGCCAGCTCCAAGGGGGCCGCCTCCACCTCCAAGGATGCAAGGGCCTCCTGCTCAGGCCCCTCTTCCTGGACCACACCACCCTGATCAAGCCAGATACAGACCCTACTACCAGTGA